From Penicillium psychrofluorescens genome assembly, chromosome: 1, one genomic window encodes:
- a CDS encoding translation elongation factor EF-1 alpha (ID:PFLUO_001856-T1.cds;~source:funannotate), with amino-acid sequence MGKEAKAHINIVVIGHVDSGKSTTTGHLIYKCGGIDSRTIEKFEKEAAELGKGSFKYAWVLDKLKAERERGITIDIALWKFGTAKYEVTVIDAPGHRDFIKNMITGTSQADCAILIIASGTGEFEAGISKDGQTREHALLAFTLGVRQLIVALNKMDTCKWSEDRYNEIVKETSNFIKKVGYNPKTVPFVPISGFNGDNMLEPSTNCPWYKGWEKEVKGNKVTGKTLFEAIDAIEPPVRPSNKPLRLPLQDVYKISGIGTVPVGRVETGVISPGMVVTFAPAAVTTEVKSVEMHHQQLKEGLPGDNVGFNVKNVSVKEVRRGNVAGDSKNDPPAGCASFNAQVIVLNHPGQVGAGYAPVLDCHTAHIACKFSELLEKIDRRTGKSIENTPKFIKSGDAAIVKMVPSKPMCVEAFTDYPPLGRFAVRDMRQTVAVGVIKSVEKSAGGAGKVTKAAQKAGKK; translated from the exons ATGGG TAAGGAAGCCAAGGCTCACATCAACATCGTCGTTATCGGCCACGTCGATTCCGGCAAGTCGACCACCACTG GTCACTTGATCTACAAGTGCGGTGGTATTGACAGCCGTACTATCGAGAAGTTCGAGAAG GAAGCCGCTGAGCTCGGCAAGGGTTCCTTCAAGTATGCCTGGGTTCTTGACAAGCTGAAGGCTGAGCGTGAGCGTGGTATCACCATCGATATCGCTCTCTGGAAGTTCGGCACTGCCAAGTACGAGGTCACCGTCATTG ACGCCCCCGGTCACCGTGATTTCATCAAGAACATGATCACTGGTACCTCGCAGGCCGACTGCGCTATCCTCATCATTGCCTCCGGCACTGGTGAGTTCGAGGCTGGTATCTCCAAGGATGGCCAGACTCGTGAGCACGCTCTGCTTGCCTTCACCCTCGGTGTCCGCCAGCTCATCGTCGCTCTGAACAAGATGGACACCTGCAAGTGGTCCGAGGACCGCTACAACGAGATTGTCAAGGAGACCtccaacttcatcaagaaggtcGGCTACAACCCCAAGACCGTTCCCTTCGTGCCCATCTCCGGCTTCAACGGCGACAACATGCTCGAGCCCTCCACCAACTGCCCCTGGTACAAGGgttgggagaaggaggtcaaGGGTAACAAGGTCACCGGTAAGACCCTGTTCGAGGCTATCGACGCCATCGAGCCCCCGGTCCGCCCCTCCAACAAGCCCCTCCGTCTGCCCCTCCAGGATGTCTACAAGATCTCCGGTATTGGCACGGTTCCCGTCGGCCGTGTTGAGACTGGTGTCATCTCCCCCGGCATGGTCGTGACCTTCGCCCCCGCTGCCGTCACCACTGAAGTCAAGTCCGTCGAGatgcaccaccagcagctcaaggaggGTCTCCCCGGTGACAACGTCGGCTTCAACGTCAAGAACGTCTCCGTCAAGGAGGTTCGCCGTGGTAACGTTGCCGGTGACTCCAAGAACGACCCCCCCGCCGGTTGCGCCTCGTTCAACGCCCAGGTCATTGTCCTGAACCACCCCGGTCAGGTCGGCGCTGGTTACGCTCCCGTTCTGGACTGCCACACTGCCCACATTGCTTGCAAGTTCTCCGAGCTcctcgagaagatcgaccGCCGTACCGGTAAGTCGATTGAGAACACTCCCAAGTTCATCAAGTCCGGCGATGCTGCCATCGTCAAGATGGTTCCCTCCAAGCCCATGTGCGTTGAGGCTTTCACCGACTACCCCCCTCTGGGCCGTTTCGCCGTCCGTGACATGCGCCAGACCGTTGCCGTCGGTGTCATCAAGAGCGTCGAGA
- a CDS encoding uncharacterized protein (ID:PFLUO_001857-T1.cds;~source:funannotate) — protein sequence MPLLFCPNCSNVLTISRTETSSHPMGVNRFECRACPYEEILEKKWFEETKMKQKEVEAVFGGAEEFANADSTPSEYFPGGAM from the exons ATGCCGCTGCTCT TCTGCCCCAACTGCAGCAATGTGCTGACCATCTCCCGCACCGAGACGAGCTCACACCCGATGGGCGTCAACCGTTTCGAATGCCGCGCCTGTCCCTacgaggagatcctggagaAAAAATGGTTCGAGGAGACcaagatgaagcagaaggaggtggaggcggtgTTTGGTGGTGCGGAGGAGTTTGCCAACGCGGACAGCACGCCCAGTGAGTATTTCCCTGGCGGGGCAATGTGA
- a CDS encoding uncharacterized protein (ID:PFLUO_001858-T1.cds;~source:funannotate) — MTDDEGASPRELVVEACRRDQPHLIEQVLSDMDSKSNEEVAEFFNGVTDALGNHALHICSLYGSCCNPDDVMDALFDIQFFECDPLTRMDKDTPLHLAVRYANDKDKELGTEMVKMMCEAGCDPRVRNKHGQKPAELVFDNTEIKSALAQAEYILAEGMREDAVEDEGEGSASDSD, encoded by the exons ATGACAGACGACGAG GGCGCATCCCCACGAGAGCTGGTCGTCGAGGCTTGCCGTCGGGACCAGCCGCATCTGATCGAGCAAGTGCTGAGCGACATGGACAGCAAGAGCAACGAGGAGGTAGCCGAATTCTTCAACGGGGTGACAGACGCACTGGGGAACCACGCGCTGCACATCTGCAGCTTGTACGGAAGCT GCTGCAATCCAGACGACGTGATGGACGCCCTCTTCGACATCCAATTCTTCGAGTGCGACCCCCTCACCCGCATGGACAAGGACACCCCTCTCCACCTCGCAGTACGCTACGCCAAcgacaaggacaaggaatTGGGCacggagatggtcaagatgaTGTGCGAGGCCGGGTGTGACCCGCGCGTGCGGAATAAGCATGGCCAGAAACccgccgagctggtcttcGATAACACCGAGATTAAGTCTGCGCTCGCGCAGGCGGAATACATCCTCGCCGAGGGGATGCGCGAGGACGcggtcgaagatgagggcgagggcagTGCCAGCGATAGTGACTGA
- a CDS encoding uncharacterized protein (ID:PFLUO_001859-T1.cds;~source:funannotate): MFSNTQFALCAVAAALLASSVQAVPTPLHKGASTKMHERRDAIASVCTQNNIINTADFILYNNLWGKADATSGSQCTHLDFSNLNSISWQTNWTWEGAADVKSYSNAVLNIPATQLSSITSLESTWSWNYTGNSLLADVSYDAFLYSEATTTGAHDYEIMIWLSALGGAEPIGYGSSVTSVVIGDYTWDLYEGTNTEGSNTWTVFSFVAPTEIKNFSGDINDFFTYLVDNNGVSSSEYLQTIGAGTEAFSGSNAWFTVSPYTISLN; the protein is encoded by the exons ATGTTCTCCAACACTCAATTCGCACTGTGCGCCGTTGCGGCTGCCCTCCTGGCATCGTCTGTCCAAGCAGTGCCCACCCCATTGCACAAGGGGGCATCTACAAAAATGCACGAACGCCGGGATGCCATCGCCTCAGTGTGTACCCAGAATAACATTATTAATACGGCTGATTTCATTCTATACAACAATCTCTGGGGTAAAGCTGATGCTACCTCCGGATCTCAATGCACGCATCTGGACTTCAGCAACCTCAATTCGATCTCGTGGCAGACAAATTGGACCTGGGAAGGTGCCGCTGACGTGAAGAGCTACTCCAATGCCGTGCTTAACATTCCTGCCACCCAATTGAGCTCGATTACTAGTCTTGAGTCgacctggagctggaa TTATACCGGAAACTCTCTCCTCGCAGATGTCTCATACGACGCCTTCTTGTACTCGGAAGCTACCACGACTGGCGCGCACGACTACGAGATCATGATCTGGCTGAGTGCTCTTGGTGGCGCCGAGCCTATTGGATATGGCTCTTCGGTTACCTCAGTGGTTATTGGTGATTATACCTGGGATCTGTACGAAGGTACGAATACCGAGGGTTCCAACACCTGGACTGTCTTTAGCTTTGTGGCACCGACCGAGATCAAGAATTTCTCGGGGGATATCAATGACTTTTTCACCTATCTCGTTGACAACAACGGCGTGTCGTCGAGTGAATATCTTCAGACTATTGGGGCTGGCACGGAGGCATTCTCTGGTTCCAATGCGTGGTTTACTGTTTCACCTTATACTATCAGTCTCAACTAG
- a CDS encoding uncharacterized protein (ID:PFLUO_001860-T1.cds;~source:funannotate), translated as MQSSITADGLKKPWIETPLVESATLSRQAGCRVFLKLELLQPSGSFKSRGIGNFILKSLTSPANANKKVHFYISSGGNAGLAAVHAARDLSCACTVIVPHSTKAFMISKLRAAGAEDVIQHGASWFEADTFLRENYTNHQEAQADSVNVYVPPFDDPLVWEGAATMVTEMAKQLPETTGNEFPADAIVCSVGGGGLFNGVVSGLDQYCARRSEAKPVRVLAVETAGADSLAHSLRSGELSSLKAITSQATSLGALRVAPQTFENARSPPSGVEVSSVVGSDEEAAKGILRLADEMRLQVELACGISVEVAVGGRLKEVIPDLTPESRVVVVVCGGSNVSAEMIADYRRKIQGGWD; from the exons ATGCAGTCGTCTATAACTGCTGACGGGCTCAAGAAGCCCTGGATCGAAACGCCCCTGGTCGAGTCGGCGACGTTATCTCGGCAGGCAGGATG TCGAGTCTTTCTCAAACTTGAACTTCTCCAACCCTCGGGCTCTTTCAAATCACG CGGAATTGGCAACTTCATTCTCAAATCCTTGACCTCCCCAGCAAACGCCAACAAAAAGGTCCACTTCTACATCTCCTCCGGCGGCAATGCCGGGCTCGCAGCCGTCCACGCCGCCCGCGACCTCAGCTGCGCATGCACAGTCATCGTACCGCACAGTACCAAGGCATTTATGATATCCAAGCTGCGCGCTGCCGGAGCAGAGGACGTGATCCAGCATGGAGCGAGTTGGTTCGAGGCTGATACGTTCCTACGAGAGAACTACACCAACCACCAGGAGGCGCAGGCAGACTCTGTTAATGTCTACGTGCCGCCGTTTGATGACCCGCTAGTCTGGGAGGGTGCGGCGACTATGGTTACGGAGATGGCGAAGCAACTACCAGAGACGACTGGGAATGAGTTCCCTGCCGATGCAATTGTTTGCAgtgttggtggaggtgggtTGTTTAATGGTGTCGTTAGTGGATTGGACCAGTATTGTGCCCGTCGAAGTGAAGCAAAACCCGTTCGTGTCCTGGCTGTTGAAACTGCAGGCGCGGACTCGCTGGCTCATTCTTTGCGTTCTGGGGAATTGTCGTCGCTCAAGGCCATTACTTCGCAGGCTACTTCTCTCGGTGCGCTGCGCGTTGCACCACAGACATTTGAGAATGCGCGCTCGCCGCCTTCTGGTGTCGAGGTGTCCAGCGTGGTTGGCTCGGATGAGGAGGCTGCGAAGGGTATCTTGCGACTGGCTGATGAGATGCGATTGCAGGTGGAGCTGGCCTGTGGAATCTCTGTGGAGGTTGCGGTTGGTGGCCGGTTGAAAGAGGTGATTCCAGACTTGACGCCTGAAAGTCGGGTCGTGGTTGTTGTTTGTGGCGGGAGCAATGTGTCGGCGGAGATGATTGCGGACTATAGACGCAAGATCCAGGGGGGATGGGATTGA
- a CDS encoding uncharacterized protein (ID:PFLUO_001861-T1.cds;~source:funannotate) — protein sequence MVSQLVWQRASAARGLARLSPQRLCVRGLATETSSSRMPPYPKIVRNLEQVRKVLGSERALTLAEKILYAHLDNAEESLLSGTNNGRDIRGKANLKLKPDRVAMQDASAQMALLQFMSCGLPSTAVPASIHCDHMIVGERGADTDLPASIKGNSEVFDFLESAAKRYGIEFWPPGAGIIHQSVLENYAAPGLMMLGTDSHTPNGGGLGAIAIGVGGADAVDALVDAPWELKAPKVLGVRLEGQLSGWASPKDIILHLAGKLTVRGGTGFVIEYHGPGVDTLSCTGMATCCNMGAEVGATTSIFPFSQSMVPYLQATHRGHVAQAAAEIAAAGPQSLLRADTKAEYDQLITINLSELEPHINGPFTPDLSVPLSKFADTVREKKWPETFGAGLIGSCTNSSYEDMTRAEDLVKQASAAGLKPKADFFITPGSEQIRATLDRDQTLSTFSEAGGTVLANACGPCIGQWKRTDGVSKGEDNAIFTSYNRNFPGRNDGNRHTMNFLASPEVVTALSYSGSTTFNPMIDSITTSSGESFKFQPPKGFDLPSAGFEAGNPDFQPTAAVPDASCEVVVSPTSDRLALLEPFAPFPEGDLSGLQVLYKVKGQCTTDTISAAGPWLKYKGHLPNISANTLIGAVNAATGETNVAYDEAGSPHGIPELASQWKDRGIEWLVVAEDNYGEGSAREHAALQPRYLGGRVIVSKSFARIHETNLKKQGVVPLTFSNREDYDRIDACDRVDTVGLYDVLKAGGQGEVQLRVTKHKTGESFMVPVNHTLSNTQCGFVLAGSALNLLAKKAGSQ from the exons ATGGTGAGCCAGCTAGTTTGGCAGCGGGCCTCTGCCGCTCGCGGG CTGGCACGCTTGTCTCCGCAACGACTCTGCGTCCGTGGCCTGGCCACTGAgacctcttcctcgcgcaTGCCACCCTACCCCAAGATCGTCCGGAACCTTGAACAAGTCCGCAAAGTCCTAGGCTCGGAGCGTGCCCTCACcctcgccgagaagatcctctACGCCCATCTGGATAACGCAGAGGAATCCTTGTTGTCCGGCACCAACAATGGCCGCGATATCCGAGGCAAGGCCAATTTGAAACTCAAGCCGGATCGTGTGGCTATGCAGGATGCCTCAGCGCAAATGGCCCTGCTGCAGTTCATGTCCTGTGGTCTGCCCTCAACGGCTGTGCCCGCCAGTATCCACTGCGACCATATGATTGTTGGCGAGCGCGGCGCGGATACCGACTTGCCGGCATCGATCAAGGGGAACAGCGAGGTGTTTGACTTTTTGGAGAGTGCTGCAAAGCGTTACGGTATTGAGTTCTGGCCTCCGGGTGCGGGTATTATTCACCAGAGCGTGTTGGAGAACTACGCTGCTCCGGGATTGATGATGCTCGGTACTGACAGCCACACCCCTAACGGAGGTGGTCTGGGCGCTATTGCAATTGGTGTGGGTGGTGCCGATGCAGTTGATGCGCTTGTGGATGCTCCATGGGAACTGAAGGCCCCCAAGGTCCTGGGTGTCCGTCTCGAGGGCCAGCTGAGCGGTTGGGCATCTCCCAAGGACATCATCTTGCACTTGGCCGGCAAGCTGACCGTTCGTGGCGGTACTGGATTTGTCATTGAGTATCACGGTCCCGGTGTGGACACCCTCAGCTGCACGGGTATGGCCACTTGTTGCAACATGGGTGCCGAGGTGGGCGCCACCACTTCGATCTTCCCCTTCTCGCAGAGCATGGTGCCGTATCTTCAGGCAACTCACCGCGGGCATGTTGCGCAGGCCGCAGCGGAGATTGCAGCTGCTGGCCCGCAGAGCCTGCTGCGGGCCGATACGAAGGCCGAGTACGACCAGCTTATCACAATTAACCTGTCGGAACTGGAGCCGCATATCAACGGCCCGTTCACGCCGGACCTGTCCGTGCCGCTTTCGAAGTTTGCCGATACGgtgcgcgagaagaagtggCCCGAGACTTTTGGTGCTGGTCTGATTGGCAGCTGTACCAACTCCTCGTACGAGGACATGACTCGCGCAGAGGATCTGGTCAAGCAGGCTTCGGCGGCGGGCCTGAAGCCCAAGgccgacttcttcatcactCCTGGTAGCGAGCAGATTCGGGCTACACTTGATCGTGACCAGACCCTTAGCACGTTCTCTGAGGCCGGTGGCACAGTTCTAGCGAACGCATGTGGACCCTGCATTGGTCAGTGGAAGCGCACAGATGGCGTGTCCAAGGGCGAGGACAATGCGATCTTCACCTCGTACAACCGCAACTTCCCCGGTCGTAACGATGGCAACCGTCACACCATGAACTTCCTGGCGTCTCCCGAAGTTGTCACCGCTCTCTCCTACTCCGGCAGCACGACCTTCAACCCCATGATTGACTCAATCACCACTTCAAGCGGCGAGTCCTTCAAATTCCAGCCACCAAAGGGCTTCGATCTGCCAAGTGCCGGCTTCGAGGCGGGCAACCCGGACTTCCAGCCTACCGCCGCGGTGCCCGACGCCAGCTGCGAGGTGGTTGTCTCACCGACTTCGGACCGCCTGGCGCTCCTGGAGCCATTCGCGCCTTTCCCGGAGGGTGACCTGTCTGGTCTTCAGGTGCTGTACAAGGTCAAGGGTCAGTGCACGACAGACACGATCTCCGCTGCAGGCCCCTGGCTCAAGTACAAGGGCCACCTGCCCAACATCTCTGCGAACACGCTGATCGGCGCCGTGAATGCCGCGACTGGCGAGACGAATGTCGCATACGACGAGGCTGGATCACCACACGGGATCCCCGAATTGGCCAGTCAGTGGAAGGATCGCGGTATCGAATGGCTGGTCGTCGCCGAGGACAACTACGGTGAGGGTTCTGCGCGTGAGCACGCCGCTCTGCAGCCCCGCTACCTCGGCGGCCGAGTTATCGTCTCGAAGAGCTTCGCCCGCATCCACGAGACGAACCTCAAGAAGCAAGGTGTCGTGCCTTTGACTTTTTCCAACCGTGAGGATTATGATCGTATCGATGCTTGTGACCGTGTCGATACCGTTGGTCTCTACGATGTCCTCAAGGCTGGTGGTCAGGGTGAGGTCCAGCTCCGCGTTACCAAGCACAAGACTGGCGAGTCGTTTATGGTACCTGTCAACCACACCCTCAGCAACACCCAGTGTGGGTTTGTCCTCGCAGGTAGTGCGTTGAACCTTCTGGCTAAGAAGGCTGGCTCTCAGTAA
- a CDS encoding uncharacterized protein (ID:PFLUO_001862-T1.cds;~source:funannotate), with protein sequence MEHPQLHIHHPEANHTHTAILLHGRGSDGPEFAEELFSSTTSREKNLTACLPGWRWVFPTAGDRWSTTFQEEMCTWFDAYSLGDIQEKQELQADGIKESATYILDILENEIALLGGKHTHVYIGGISQGMATTIWTFLGAVATGRIQGPLGGVLGFCGWFPYAQQLGDLVQKSDLSDGVGSPQMQRLLSGFFFDTLFHKAPQPSQPPDTSVMSTPVFLSHGTDDDWVSVELGRQASRVLRKALLHVEWNEFTGAEGDGHWIKEPEGFDQILQFLERPPQKS encoded by the coding sequence ATGGAGCATCCTCAACTTCACATTCACCACCCGGAGGCTAACCACACCCACACAGCTATCCTGCTGCACGGCCGCGGCAGTGATGGCCCCGAGTTCGCCGAAGAGCTCTTCTCATCGACAACATCCAGGGAGAAAAACCTGACTGCCTGTCTCCCCGGCTGGCGATGGGTCTTCCCAACTGCTGGAGATCGATGGAGCACGACTTTCCAAGAAGAAATGTGTACTTGGTTTGACGCCTATTCGTTGGGCGACAtacaagaaaaacaagaatTACAAGCAGACGGAATCAAAGAGTCCGCTACATACATCCTGGATATCCTGGAGAACGAAATAGCTCTCCTCGGCGGAAAACACACTCATGTCTACATCGGAGGCATTAGCCAGGGGATGGCTACCACCATATGGACATTCCTCGGCGCAGTAGCGACAGGGCGCATCCAGGGACCGCTGGGAGGTGTGTTGGGGTTTTGCGGCTGGTTTCCATACGCGCAGCAGTTGGGAGATTTGGTCCAAAAATCCGACCTTTCTGATGGTGTTGGCAGCCCTCAGATGCAGCGTCTATTATCCGGCTTCTTTTTTGATACACTTTTTCACAAAGCGCCGCAGCCAAGTCAACCACCAGATACATCAGTTATGTCAACCCCGGTGTTCTTGAGCCATGGCACAGACGACGACTGGGTATCCGTGGAACTGGGCCGACAGGCATCACGGGTTCTGCGGAAAGCTCTGCTTCATGTTGAGTGGAACGAATTCACCGGggcggagggagatgggCATTGGATCAAGGAGCCAGAGGGCTTTGACCAGATCCTACAATTTCTAGAGAGACCACCGCAAAAGAGCTGA
- a CDS encoding uncharacterized protein (ID:PFLUO_001863-T1.cds;~source:funannotate): MESPAVPVPLDPREQPILERLLRTRDSLLLIKQDKSSYIKSRDVLPLYEEVIGEVETLNTARKELDRRLVHNRLDYVLDDCFQLISLLFLTVGRNNEAPAVYSSATTVQRLLDHLEEAGFYSSKDLDSITKTLSSMRDTLTRGRNTYSPALLTLLESRLEQCQLALNKLQKGLNALAPELVQTHETLVSILRSTSAVNTRSKFSATEVNGLREQLKKIEGTMKDGNFVDAQGNVLAGQEDLKSLIHRCYRWTEIVLEREGKIEERFRDQYDRLLEIRNQLDRLSVTQAWSLRETDLFGFQRKLDRIDEARVNGNFVDAEGQPADLHAQRTLLYLIRRSYAYIYALLISSEPVSEALLPVYNQLQTLRRCLIEVQESGGVSNSRELYPYSMKLNSIDNMRVDGKFYVGPDIPEGQGSVNALLAECYDLVWDLRAAVADEEDKES, translated from the exons ATGGAGAGCCCCGCCGTGCCCGTCCCGCTGGATCCGCGAGAACAGCCTATCCTCGAACGACTGCTCCGGACTCGCGATTCTCTCCTGCTCATTAAGCAGGACAAATCCTCCTATATCAAGTCTCGCGATGTACTTCCTCTCTACGAAGAAGTGATTGGAGAGGTTGAGACGCTCAATACTGCCCGCAAAGAGTTGGACCGCCGCTTGGTACACAACCGAC TGGACTATGTCTTGGATGACTGCTTCCAGCTGATCTCCTTGCTTTTTTTGACTGTTGGACGGAATAACGAAGCCCCCGCAGT GTACTCGTCGGCCACTACTGTTCAG CGCCTGCTGGATCATCTCGAAGAGGCTGGGTTTTATAGCTCGAAAGACCTGGATTCAATCACCAAGACTCTTAGTTCGATGCGAGACACGTTGACCCGTGGCCGCAACACATACTCCCCTGCTCTTCTCACCCTCCTAGAGAGCCGACTCGAGCAATGCCAGCTCGCGCTGAACAAACTGCAGAAAGGGCTGAACGCCTTGGCTCCCGAATTGGTGCAAACACATGAGACACTTGTTTCCATTCTGCGGTCAACTTCTGCCGTGAACACTCGCTCAAAGTTCTCGGCGACGGAAGTAAATGGCCTGCgggagcagctgaagaaaATAGAAGGCACAATGAAAGATGGGAATTTCGTGGATGCCCAGGGGAACGTTCTCGCTGGGCAGGAGGATCTCAAGTCGTTGATTCATCGGTGTTACCGGTGGACAGAAATTGTGCTGGAACGGGAGGGCAAAATCGAAGAACGATTCCGAGACCAGTATGATCGGTTGCTGGAGATCCGGAATCAGCTCGACCGCCTGTCAGTGACTCAAGCATGGTCGCTGCGTGAGACGGACCTGTTTGGATTCCAGCGGAAACTCGACCGAATTGACGAGGCGCGGGTGAATGGGAACTTTGTCGATGCCGAAGGGCAACCGGCTGACCTTCATGCTCAGCGG ACGTTACTGTATCTCATTCGACGGAGCTATGCATACATATATGCCCTCCTGATCTCATCAGAGCCCGTGTCTGAGGCTTTGCTACCCGTCTACAACCAGCTGCAGACTCTCCGGAGATGTCTGATTGAAGTCCAGGAATCCGGAGGCGTCTCTAATTCCCGTGAACTGTACCCTTATAGCATGAAG CTTAACTCAATCGACAACATGCGCGTCGATGGAAAGTTCTACGTTGGCCCCGACATCCCGGAGGGACAGGGCAGCGTCAACGCCCTGCTCGCCGAATGCTACGACTTGGTCTGGGACCTGCGAGCTGCCGTGGCCGATGAGGAAGATAAAGAATCTTAA
- a CDS encoding uncharacterized protein (ID:PFLUO_001864-T1.cds;~source:funannotate) has protein sequence MSTTAELACSYAALILADDGVEVTADKLQTLLDAAQIQEVEPIWPSIFAKALEGKDIKELLTNVGSGGPAAPAGAAAAAGGDAAAEEKKEEKEEEKEESDEDMGFGLFD, from the exons ATGTCTACCACCGCTGAGCTCGCCTGCTCCTACGCAgccctcatcctcgccgatGACGGCGTCGAGGTCACT GCCGACAAGCTCCAGACTCTTCTGGACGCcgcccagatccaggaaGTCGAGCCCATCTGgccctccatcttcgccaag GCCCTCGAGGGTAAGGACATCAAGGAGCTCCTGACCAACGTCGGCTCCGGTGGCCCTGCTGCCCCGgccggtgctgccgccgccgctggtggtgacgccgccgccgaggagaagaaggaggagaaggaggagg agaaggaggagtccgacgaggacatgGGCTTCGGTCTGTTCGACTAA
- a CDS encoding uncharacterized protein (ID:PFLUO_001865-T1.cds;~source:funannotate): MTAPISANLQLVFRGSTRAGSTTFPNDSTQETDSFFTQVPQLIENYRNGNAEAISLLFVFVWFIGDVTNLAGGLLAGLVPVIVAIAVYFCLADGVLIAQCLYYKARNSRREALHRRRRSSSGTPDPTTPLLGRRLSDGFVSPNSRRRSSGSLRGHAGAGRRESQVEDTLAKIVEESDYGRKAWAKNFISVLGIFVVGAAGWTIAWRTGMWKPAVQESGHDVEKAASGQVLGYISAILCHSTEQEYVITNIPWLIGSLGTMVEDVVIFAQFRIYATQEPQAPSASS; this comes from the exons ATGACGGCTCCTATCTCCGCAAATCTTCAATTGGTTTTCCGGGGAAGCACCCGGGCGGGAAGCACAACGTTTCCGAATGATAGCACGCAAGAAACTGATTCTTTCTTCACGCAGGTTCCCCAACTAATTGAGAACTACCGCAACGGCAATGCCGAAGCGatctccctcctcttcgtcttcgtctgGTTCATCGGCGACGTGACAAACCTGGCCGGTGGTCTTTTGGCGGGCCTGGTGCCCGTCATCGTCGCTATCGCCGTATACTTTTGTCTCGCAGACGGTGTTCTCATCGCGCAATGCCTGTACTATAAGGCTCGCAATTCCCGCCGCGAGGCgctccaccgccgccggcgctCGTCATCAGGCACCCCGGACCCGACTACCCCGCTGTTAGGCAGGCGGTTGAGTGATGGTTTTGTGTCTCCGAACTCGCGGCGCCGGTCGTCCGGTTCGCTGCGCGGTCACGCCGGTGCTGGCCGGCGCGAGAGCCAGGTGGAAGATACACTGGCGAAGATTGTGGAGGAGAGTGACTATGGGCGCAAGGCTTGGGCTAAGAACTTCATCAGTGTTCTTGGTATCTTCGTCGTTGGTGCCGCGGGCTGGACGATTGCCTGGCGGACGGGCATGTGGAAGCCGGCTGTTCAAGAGAGTGGCCATGATGTAGAGAAAGCTGCTAGTGGCCAGGTGTTGGGCTACATCAGTGCG ATTCTGTGCCACTCCACGGAACAGGAGTATGTCATCACCAATATCCCGTGGCTTATTGGATCACTGGGCACgatggttgaggatgtggtcATCTTCGCCCAGTTCCGAATCTACGCTACGCAGGAACCTCAAGCTCCCTCTGCAAGTTCATAA